The Papaver somniferum cultivar HN1 chromosome 3, ASM357369v1, whole genome shotgun sequence genome includes a region encoding these proteins:
- the LOC113357150 gene encoding protein JINGUBANG-like — protein MFETNSIPRSKFNNVLHSDPGRSSITDDDFGVRNSSVSAASPGFYDRNRLSGEVSPCNMSPWNQTSPYTKSPWSSSPNTPFDESSPPNGLIGSLVREEGHIYSLAATGELLYTGSDSKNIRVWKNLKEFSAFKSASGLVKAIVISGEKIFTGHQDGKIRVWKVSARNPSVHKRAGTLPSLKDMIKSSLKPSNYVDYKGHRSLWIKHSDVVSCLSLSLEQGLLYSGSWDKTLKVWRISDLKCIESINAHDDAVNSVVSGFDGLVFTGSADGTVKVWRRELQNKSTKHVSMQTLLKQECAVTALAVNPGASIVYCGSSDGLVNYWERDKQLSHGGTLKGHKLAVLCLAAAGNLVFSGSADKTICVWRKDGGDHTCLSVLTGHTGPVKCLDVENDQESSKKDQRWIVYSGSLDKSVKVWSVAEKAPDIHQMAMDQQFHHDPSYDQSSLPPS, from the coding sequence ATGTTTGAAACAAACAGCATACCAAGATCAAAATTCAACAATGTATTACATTCAGACCCTGGAAGGTCTTCTATTACCGATGATGACTTTGGTGTTAGAAACAGTAGTGTTTCAGCGGCAAGCCCTGGTTTTTATGATCGAAACCGATTAAGTGGTGAAGTATCACCATGTAATATGTCGCCATGGAATCAAACTTCACCTTACACAAAATCTCCATGGTCATCATCTCCCAACACACCATTTGATGAAAGTTCCCCGCCGAACGGTCTAATTGGATCATTAGTTCGTGAAGAAGGTCATATTTATTCATTAGCTGCCACGGGGGAACTTCTTTACACCGGGTCGGACTCGAAAAACATTCGTGTTTGGAAGAACTTGAAAGAATTCTCTGCATTCAAATCCGCAAGTGGATTAGTTAAAGCAATCGTAATCTCCGGTGAGAAAATATTTACGGGTCATCAAGACGGTAAAATTCGAGTTTGGAAAGTTTCGGCTCGAAATCCAAGTGTCCATAAACGAGCCGGAACTCTCCCGTCTTTGAAAGATATGATCAAAAGTTCATTAAAACCAAGTAATTATGTTGATTATAAAGGTCATCGCTCGCTCTGGATTAAACACTCGGATGTCGTCTCTTGTTTGAGCTTAAGTTTAGAACAAGGACTTCTTTACTCGGGTTCTTGGGATAAAACTTTAAAAGTATGGAGAATTTCAGACTTAAAATGTATTGAATCTATTAATGCGCACGATGATGCTGTAAATTCGGTTGTATCTGGTTTTGATGGGTTAGTATTTACCGGATCAGCAGATGGTACCGTCAAAGTTTGGAGAAGAGAATTGCAAAATAAATCAACAAAACATGTTTCTATGCAAACGTTACTCAAACAAGAATGTGCTGTGACAGCATTAGCAGTAAATCCAGGTGCTTCAATTGTTTACTGTGGATCATCAGATGGACTCGTTAACTATTGGGAACGTGATAAACAATTGTCCCATGGTGGTACACTCAAAGGACACAAACTTGCTGTTTTATGCTTAGCTGCTGCAGGGAATTTGGTATTTAGTGGATCAGCCGAtaaaacaatttgtgtttggcgAAAAGATGGAGGTGATCATACTTGTTTGTCTGTTTTAACTGGTCATACCGGCCCTGTTAAATGTTTAGATGTTGAAAATGATCAAGAATCAAGTAAGAAAGATCAACGTTGGATAGTCTATAGTGGAAGTCTTGATAAATCAGTTAAGGTTTGGAGTGTTGCTGAAAAAGCACCAGACATTCATCAAATGGCTATGGATCAACAATTTCATCACGACCCTTCCTACGATCAATCGTCTTTGCCACCATCTTAA